From the Natronococcus sp. AD-5 genome, one window contains:
- a CDS encoding SCO family protein, producing the protein MNRRLYLRSLAASSVAATAGCLDVLSRGGSDDGLVLEPPENDLSEATHPSYGDEFPATSVPDPLTGETVSTDQFEGERAMLVTFFYTSCPDGVCPALILRLRRAQEVAAQEGYGDGAAFLAMTFDPERDTEDALRTYAGQQGVDLEAGNWHFLRPERYEDAKSIVDDRYGLPIEKRDADEYENLEYMFPHFSYIFLINERGLVERVYPDGATIATSKVVEDFETVVTA; encoded by the coding sequence ATGAACCGACGGCTGTATCTCCGGTCGCTCGCCGCCTCGAGCGTCGCCGCTACTGCGGGTTGTCTGGACGTCCTCTCCCGCGGGGGGAGCGACGACGGACTGGTCCTCGAGCCGCCGGAGAACGATCTGAGCGAGGCGACGCATCCGAGTTACGGCGACGAATTTCCCGCGACGAGCGTTCCGGATCCCCTGACCGGTGAGACCGTTTCGACCGACCAGTTCGAGGGTGAGCGGGCGATGCTGGTGACGTTCTTCTACACGTCGTGTCCCGACGGCGTCTGTCCCGCGCTGATACTGCGGTTGCGACGCGCACAGGAGGTCGCGGCCCAAGAGGGGTACGGCGACGGCGCCGCGTTCCTCGCGATGACGTTCGACCCCGAACGCGACACCGAAGACGCGTTGCGAACGTACGCCGGCCAGCAGGGCGTCGACCTCGAGGCCGGAAACTGGCACTTCTTGCGGCCCGAACGCTACGAGGACGCGAAATCGATCGTCGACGACCGCTACGGACTCCCGATCGAGAAGCGCGACGCCGACGAGTACGAGAACTTAGAATACATGTTCCCACATTTCTCGTACATCTTCCTCATCAACGAGCGCGGGCTGGTCGAACGCGTGTATCCGGACGGGGCGACCATCGCGACGTCGAAGGTGGTCGAGGACTTCGAAACGGTGGTGACCGCGTAG
- a CDS encoding TlpA family protein disulfide reductase produces MRRRDVLAGIGSLSVIGTAGVLAIRGPPSFDGTDDPENSNGSASTATDSITIETVDAPGSEAGEVRIPAPDRATFVDFFGTWCPPCIEQMPALAEANDRTGDDVLFLSVTSEAVGSSVTEEELVGWWDEHGGNWLLGLDPTAELTARYLAGGYPSAVVIDADGRVQWSNSGVKTADELVAGIERALEAEADA; encoded by the coding sequence ATGCGGCGACGGGACGTCCTCGCCGGCATCGGAAGCCTGAGCGTCATTGGGACCGCGGGCGTGCTGGCGATTCGCGGCCCGCCGTCGTTCGACGGAACCGACGACCCGGAGAACTCGAACGGCTCAGCATCGACGGCTACCGATTCGATCACGATCGAAACGGTCGACGCGCCGGGGAGCGAGGCCGGTGAGGTCCGCATTCCGGCGCCCGACCGGGCGACGTTCGTCGATTTCTTCGGCACGTGGTGTCCGCCGTGTATCGAACAGATGCCGGCGCTCGCCGAGGCAAACGACCGTACCGGTGACGACGTGTTGTTCCTCTCGGTCACGAGCGAGGCGGTCGGCTCGTCCGTGACTGAGGAGGAGCTGGTCGGCTGGTGGGACGAACACGGCGGCAACTGGCTCCTCGGGCTGGATCCGACCGCCGAACTGACTGCGCGGTACCTCGCGGGCGGCTATCCCTCCGCCGTTGTGATCGACGCGGACGGGCGTGTCCAGTGGTCCAATTCCGGCGTCAAGACCGCCGACGAGCTCGTGGCGGGGATCGAACGAGCGCTCGAGGCGGAGGCCGACGCGTGA
- a CDS encoding cytochrome c biogenesis CcdA family protein yields MIEATDLSTVGFALTAGIATFFSPCAYPLLPGYVGFYVSRTDGDNASLGGATLRGVVAGIGVLGTFAALIGATFWLGRSTLSNLTIFESLVGGLLVVFGALVVAGRAPSLSIPLPKRRSSVLGFGVFGAGYALAGAGCVAPVFLAVVARSLSLPTDAAALVLATYVGSVVVLMIAVTVATGMGLVASAGRFAAYSEHLKRLAGGVMLLAGIGQLYLALIVY; encoded by the coding sequence GTGATCGAGGCAACGGACCTGTCGACGGTCGGCTTCGCGCTCACCGCCGGCATCGCGACCTTCTTCAGCCCCTGCGCGTATCCGCTGTTGCCGGGATACGTCGGATTCTACGTGAGTCGAACGGACGGAGATAACGCGTCGCTCGGCGGCGCGACCCTCCGTGGCGTCGTCGCCGGTATTGGCGTCCTAGGAACGTTCGCGGCCCTCATCGGCGCAACATTCTGGCTCGGTCGGTCGACGCTGTCGAATCTCACGATCTTTGAGTCGCTCGTCGGCGGACTGCTGGTGGTCTTCGGTGCTCTCGTCGTCGCCGGTCGCGCCCCCTCGCTGTCGATTCCGCTTCCCAAGCGGCGCTCGAGCGTCCTCGGATTCGGGGTCTTCGGTGCGGGATACGCGCTCGCGGGAGCCGGGTGCGTCGCACCGGTCTTCCTCGCGGTCGTCGCCCGTTCGCTGTCCCTGCCGACCGATGCAGCGGCGCTCGTCCTCGCGACCTACGTCGGTAGCGTCGTCGTCCTGATGATCGCGGTGACGGTCGCGACCGGGATGGGGCTGGTCGCGAGCGCGGGTCGGTTCGCGGCCTACTCGGAACACCTGAAGCGACTCGCCGGCGGCGTGATGCTCCTCGCGGGGATCGGACAGCTCTATCTGGCGCTGATCGTTTACTAG
- a CDS encoding nucleoside deaminase produces the protein MGLLESRTDVSAPTVDDFDHETHMRRAVELAREAADRGDRPFGTVLVRDDTVIMADSNRVITENDIRRHPELHLAYRACRELEPDDRAETVMYTSTEPCPMCAGGMVEAGFERVVYGVGSDELAEFTGREPSVRSRKILDGVSDVTGPVLNEECRRLHCEFDW, from the coding sequence ATGGGGCTACTCGAATCACGTACGGACGTGTCCGCACCCACCGTCGACGATTTCGATCACGAGACGCACATGCGACGGGCCGTCGAACTCGCTCGCGAGGCTGCCGACCGCGGTGACCGCCCGTTCGGAACGGTGCTTGTCCGTGACGATACGGTCATCATGGCCGATTCGAATCGGGTGATCACGGAGAACGACATCCGTCGCCATCCGGAACTCCACCTCGCGTATCGGGCGTGTCGCGAGCTCGAGCCGGACGATCGCGCCGAGACCGTCATGTACACGAGCACGGAACCGTGTCCGATGTGCGCCGGCGGGATGGTCGAAGCCGGGTTCGAACGGGTCGTCTACGGCGTGGGCAGCGACGAACTCGCGGAGTTCACCGGCCGCGAGCCGTCAGTCCGATCGAGGAAGATTCTCGACGGCGTCAGCGATGTCACCGGCCCCGTACTGAACGAGGAGTGTCGCCGGCTCCACTGCGAGTTCGACTGGTAA
- a CDS encoding thioredoxin family protein — MTETTASEPTDGQPPRKPVQLNDVDDYEDLIASHDLVLLEFVTSGCGICGSMEPVLGVVARSAPGVVATVNASLVPDLAAEFDVRSVPTLVVLRDGEEVARFNDGFQPAETLVDALETHASR, encoded by the coding sequence ATGACCGAAACGACCGCTTCGGAGCCGACCGACGGCCAGCCGCCGCGAAAACCCGTTCAGTTGAACGACGTCGACGACTACGAGGACCTGATCGCGAGCCACGACCTCGTCCTGCTCGAGTTCGTCACGTCCGGCTGTGGCATCTGCGGGTCGATGGAGCCGGTACTCGGCGTCGTCGCTCGCAGCGCTCCGGGCGTCGTCGCGACGGTGAACGCCAGTCTCGTCCCCGACCTCGCCGCCGAGTTCGACGTCCGGAGCGTCCCGACGCTCGTCGTCCTGCGAGACGGCGAGGAGGTCGCCCGCTTCAACGACGGCTTCCAGCCCGCCGAAACGCTCGTGGACGCGCTCGAGACGCACGCGTCGCGGTAA
- a CDS encoding carbamoyltransferase family protein, giving the protein MTDYRLAFKPAIGLYGQHDPSAVLFEDGTPVFGVEEERYTREKHATDTFPERAIRACLDHRDLTLSDIDRVLLPYEPRLRSEIASHYVTDALRAPGVARKLSALENALVTQVRSRVVPTRQIEHRLESIGAPVPPIETIPHHRCHAASAFHPSGFDEGIVLTVDAKGEYDSTVVWRADEDGLTRAHTYEHPNSLGLFFAVVTEYLGYRMFNGEGKVMGLAPYGEDNPEIEDVLRELIDTGADYDVTELTKRWGTGHGVETLEDAFGRPRSETPGEFDQWEKDLAHTAQKLLEETVVNIAETAVEQLDTANVAIAGGVALNCKLNKRVRESPAVDDVFVQPVAHDAGLALGAGCAQQRPAAVDRQTDVYLGPEYETDEIRSILETNKLPYAEPDDLERYVAERLADGDLVGWFQGFQGRMEMGPRALGARSILADPRTAASRDRVNRFVKHREEWRPFAPSMLESAAEEYLIDGGSAPFMIDAYDVRPEKTADLEAVLHPADDSTRPQTVREDQHPRYHRLISEFADLTGVPVVLNTSFNDHAEPIVRTPTQAIKDFYGMGLDVLVLEDLVLEKGATKTDRDSKLAFEERDVATAGLE; this is encoded by the coding sequence ATGACTGACTATCGACTCGCGTTCAAACCCGCGATCGGACTCTACGGCCAGCACGATCCGAGCGCCGTCCTCTTCGAAGACGGGACGCCCGTCTTCGGCGTCGAAGAGGAGCGATACACGCGGGAGAAACACGCGACGGACACCTTCCCCGAACGCGCGATTCGAGCCTGTCTCGATCACCGCGACCTGACGCTTTCGGATATCGATCGAGTCCTCCTCCCGTACGAGCCGCGACTGCGAAGCGAGATCGCCTCTCACTACGTCACCGACGCGCTCCGGGCGCCCGGCGTCGCGCGGAAACTCTCCGCGCTCGAGAACGCGCTCGTCACGCAGGTCCGGAGTCGGGTCGTCCCGACCCGACAGATCGAGCACCGCCTCGAGTCGATCGGCGCGCCGGTGCCGCCGATCGAGACGATTCCCCACCACCGCTGTCACGCCGCGAGTGCGTTCCACCCGTCGGGATTCGACGAGGGTATCGTCCTCACGGTCGACGCGAAAGGCGAGTACGATTCGACGGTCGTCTGGCGCGCCGACGAGGACGGGCTGACGCGGGCGCACACGTACGAACACCCGAACAGTCTCGGCCTCTTTTTCGCGGTCGTCACGGAGTACCTCGGCTACCGGATGTTCAACGGCGAGGGGAAGGTGATGGGGCTGGCACCCTACGGCGAGGACAATCCCGAGATCGAGGACGTCCTGCGCGAGTTGATCGACACGGGCGCCGACTACGACGTCACCGAACTGACGAAGCGCTGGGGAACCGGTCACGGCGTCGAAACGCTCGAGGACGCGTTCGGCCGCCCGCGGTCGGAGACGCCCGGCGAGTTCGACCAGTGGGAGAAGGACCTCGCCCACACCGCCCAAAAGCTACTCGAGGAGACGGTCGTCAACATCGCGGAGACGGCCGTCGAACAACTGGACACGGCCAACGTCGCGATCGCGGGCGGCGTCGCGCTGAACTGCAAGCTGAACAAGCGCGTTCGCGAGTCGCCAGCGGTCGACGACGTCTTCGTCCAGCCGGTGGCCCACGACGCGGGGCTCGCGCTCGGTGCGGGGTGCGCTCAGCAGCGGCCGGCGGCCGTCGATCGCCAGACCGACGTCTACCTCGGCCCCGAGTACGAGACCGACGAGATCCGATCGATTCTCGAGACGAACAAGCTTCCGTACGCGGAGCCGGACGACCTCGAACGGTACGTGGCCGAACGGCTCGCCGACGGCGACCTGGTGGGCTGGTTCCAGGGGTTCCAGGGACGCATGGAGATGGGGCCGCGGGCGCTCGGGGCCAGGAGCATCCTCGCCGATCCCCGTACCGCCGCGTCCCGCGATCGAGTCAATCGATTCGTCAAACACCGCGAGGAGTGGCGCCCGTTCGCGCCGTCGATGCTCGAGTCGGCCGCCGAGGAGTACCTGATCGACGGCGGTTCGGCGCCGTTCATGATCGACGCCTACGACGTCCGGCCCGAGAAGACCGCGGATCTCGAGGCCGTCCTGCACCCGGCCGACGACTCGACGCGTCCCCAGACCGTCCGCGAGGACCAGCACCCGCGCTACCACCGACTCATCTCCGAGTTCGCCGACCTCACCGGCGTCCCCGTCGTGTTGAACACCTCGTTTAACGATCACGCCGAACCGATCGTCCGAACGCCGACGCAGGCGATCAAGGACTTCTACGGGATGGGACTCGACGTGCTCGTGCTCGAGGATCTCGTGCTCGAAAAGGGAGCGACGAAGACCGATCGCGATTCGAAACTGGCGTTCGAAGAGCGCGACGTGGCGACTGCGGGGCTGGAATAG
- a CDS encoding dihydrolipoyl dehydrogenase: MDAGTAEFDFLVIGSGSGLDVASALANRGQSVAVVEKGPLGGTCLNRGCIPSKQLLYHAEVMETVERADEFGIHADVTGVDFADIVREVNDDVSSSSDSIHHGLRTSGQHTLLEGEGRFIDDRTVEVVDGLDAGKRARADTVLVAAGTRPAIPPIDGTETVDYLTSREALQLETPPDDLVIVGGGYIAAELAHFFGTFGSDVTIVGRRRHLLPTADEDVAAAFTERYADRFDVYTGYEAVAVSESDGEVAVEARSYPPAWDDASGRGDEGAGDDLTVAGDILLVAAGRRPNSDLLNLEATGVETDERGFVETDEYLRTTADGIWALGDIVGEYLLKHNANHEARTVVRNLLGDDLEPVDYTAMPFAVFGSPEVAGVGTREQELRETDREYATATYRYEDTARGKAMKAEGFVKVIIEPDGEILGCHIVGPDASNLIEEVVVAMKAGTGTVWDIRESVHVHPALSEVVDRAFSGQFTRRGAGAHEHHHHHDHEHGHSHE, translated from the coding sequence ATGGACGCAGGCACTGCGGAATTCGACTTCCTCGTTATCGGCTCGGGATCGGGACTCGACGTGGCGAGCGCCCTCGCGAACCGCGGCCAATCGGTCGCGGTCGTTGAGAAGGGGCCGCTCGGTGGGACCTGTCTCAACCGCGGCTGTATTCCGTCGAAGCAACTGCTGTACCACGCGGAGGTGATGGAGACCGTCGAGCGCGCAGACGAGTTCGGCATCCACGCCGACGTGACCGGCGTCGACTTCGCCGACATCGTTCGCGAGGTGAACGACGACGTCTCGAGCAGTTCCGACTCGATCCACCACGGGTTACGCACGTCGGGTCAGCACACGCTGCTCGAAGGGGAGGGCCGGTTCATCGACGATCGAACGGTCGAGGTCGTCGACGGCCTCGATGCCGGCAAGCGGGCCCGGGCCGACACCGTCCTCGTGGCGGCGGGGACGCGGCCGGCGATTCCGCCGATCGACGGCACCGAGACCGTCGACTACCTCACCAGCAGGGAGGCGCTCCAGTTAGAAACGCCGCCGGACGACCTCGTGATCGTCGGCGGCGGCTACATCGCGGCCGAACTGGCGCACTTCTTCGGGACGTTCGGCAGCGACGTGACGATCGTGGGCCGTCGGCGACACCTCCTCCCGACGGCCGACGAGGACGTCGCCGCCGCGTTCACCGAGCGCTACGCCGATCGGTTCGACGTCTACACGGGCTACGAGGCCGTCGCGGTCTCGGAGTCCGACGGTGAAGTGGCCGTCGAGGCTCGGTCGTATCCGCCCGCGTGGGACGACGCGTCCGGACGCGGGGACGAGGGTGCGGGCGACGACCTAACCGTGGCCGGCGATATCCTGCTCGTCGCGGCGGGCCGGCGACCGAACTCCGATCTCCTGAACCTCGAGGCCACCGGCGTCGAGACCGACGAGCGGGGATTCGTCGAGACCGACGAGTACCTGCGCACGACGGCCGACGGGATCTGGGCGCTCGGGGACATCGTCGGCGAATACCTGCTGAAACACAACGCGAACCACGAGGCGCGAACCGTCGTCCGGAACCTGCTCGGCGACGACCTCGAACCGGTCGACTACACCGCGATGCCGTTCGCCGTCTTCGGGTCGCCGGAGGTCGCCGGCGTCGGCACGCGGGAACAAGAACTCCGCGAAACGGATCGGGAGTACGCCACGGCGACCTACCGGTACGAGGACACGGCTCGCGGCAAGGCGATGAAAGCGGAGGGGTTCGTGAAGGTCATCATCGAACCGGACGGCGAGATCCTCGGCTGTCACATCGTCGGCCCCGACGCGTCGAACCTGATCGAAGAGGTCGTCGTCGCGATGAAGGCGGGCACGGGAACCGTCTGGGACATCCGCGAGTCGGTCCACGTCCATCCCGCGCTGTCGGAGGTGGTCGATCGGGCGTTCTCCGGACAGTTCACGCGCCGCGGCGCGGGCGCACACGAGCATCACCATCATCACGACCACGAGCACGGTCACAGCCACGAGTAA
- a CDS encoding MBL fold metallo-hydrolase, with protein MSNTNFDPAEVARRIDEDEEDLFVLDVRNEDDYEEWRIDGSTNVPIYDELLEYDYSTLEEHLDELPKDTEIAVVCVAGITSARAAEFLREHGFDARSIDDGMNGWGRVHRQYDLEDADGVEGVVQVVRPGTGCVSYLTHDGEAAVVVDPSQYIDQYLNAADERDLEIVGVADSHAHADHVSGARRLAGELDVPYYLHGDDAGDLENVTTLEDGETIPVGDRDLEVLHTPGHTPGSVSFRFGDALLSGDTLFLRSVGRPDLEDGAEEAVRTAASQLFDSLERLTDLEDETVVLPGHFSDESIRPLATELGELREETTNELLSYVEDGDENAFVETIVESLADEPANYNEIKQINWGKEQPGGDVEALELGPNNCAAN; from the coding sequence ATGAGCAATACCAACTTCGATCCGGCGGAAGTCGCACGACGCATCGACGAGGACGAGGAGGACCTCTTCGTCCTCGACGTCAGGAACGAAGACGACTACGAGGAGTGGCGGATCGACGGGAGCACGAACGTCCCGATCTACGACGAACTGCTGGAGTACGACTACTCCACGCTCGAGGAGCACCTCGACGAGCTCCCGAAGGATACGGAGATTGCGGTCGTCTGCGTTGCCGGCATCACGTCCGCGCGAGCGGCGGAGTTCCTCCGCGAACACGGGTTCGACGCGAGATCGATCGACGACGGCATGAATGGCTGGGGTCGCGTCCACCGCCAGTACGATCTCGAGGACGCAGACGGCGTCGAAGGGGTCGTACAGGTCGTCCGTCCCGGGACGGGCTGTGTCTCGTATCTCACCCACGACGGCGAGGCGGCCGTCGTCGTCGACCCGAGTCAGTACATCGATCAGTACCTAAACGCGGCCGACGAGCGCGACCTCGAGATCGTCGGCGTCGCGGACAGCCACGCCCACGCCGACCACGTCTCGGGCGCCCGCCGACTCGCCGGCGAACTCGACGTCCCGTACTACCTCCACGGGGACGACGCCGGCGACCTCGAGAACGTCACGACACTCGAGGACGGCGAGACGATTCCCGTCGGCGACCGCGACCTCGAGGTGCTCCACACGCCGGGACACACCCCCGGCAGCGTCTCGTTCCGGTTCGGTGACGCGCTCCTCTCCGGAGACACGCTGTTCCTCCGCAGCGTCGGCCGTCCCGACCTCGAGGACGGCGCGGAGGAGGCCGTTCGGACCGCCGCGAGCCAGCTGTTCGACAGCCTCGAGCGGCTGACGGACCTCGAGGACGAGACCGTCGTCCTTCCGGGTCACTTCAGCGACGAGTCGATTCGTCCGCTCGCGACCGAACTCGGTGAACTCCGGGAGGAGACAACTAACGAACTCCTGAGTTACGTCGAGGACGGCGACGAGAACGCGTTCGTCGAGACCATCGTCGAGAGCCTCGCGGACGAACCGGCCAACTACAACGAGATCAAGCAGATCAACTGGGGCAAGGAGCAGCCGGGCGGCGACGTCGAGGCGCTCGAGCTCGGGCCGAACAACTGCGCTGCCAACTAA
- a CDS encoding helix-turn-helix domain-containing protein — MANSMAEQLQQDMECEGLLECIHGLKQLDKDCFRVMVESEEALTIDEVADQVDRERSTAYRSIQRLLQSGFIQKEQINYEQGGYYHVYYPTDPTQITNDMQRMLNDWYAKMGQLIQEFEDKYEHADAGTEVPAQ, encoded by the coding sequence ATGGCTAACTCGATGGCAGAGCAACTACAGCAGGACATGGAATGCGAGGGGCTGCTGGAGTGTATTCACGGACTTAAGCAACTGGACAAGGACTGCTTCCGCGTGATGGTCGAGAGCGAGGAAGCGCTGACGATCGACGAGGTCGCCGACCAGGTCGACCGCGAGCGCTCAACCGCGTACCGATCGATCCAGCGACTGCTCCAGAGCGGCTTCATCCAGAAGGAGCAGATCAACTACGAGCAGGGCGGCTACTACCACGTCTACTATCCGACGGATCCGACCCAGATCACGAACGACATGCAGCGGATGTTAAACGACTGGTACGCGAAGATGGGCCAGCTCATACAGGAGTTCGAGGACAAGTACGAACACGCCGACGCCGGCACCGAAGTCCCCGCCCAGTAA
- a CDS encoding sulfite exporter TauE/SafE family protein, translating to MEPFGIALTTLALFVSFGFMVGVLFGFFGMGGSFLVTPALLVMGYPARVAVGSGMAFVFGTAVIATLKHHDLGQVDYKLGGLMIVGTSIGIEIGRIGVFYLEELGLASGIIGVTYVVLLGAIGLFVTRNALTNDGEGGSGGGHHDGADEEIDPDAIPDIAKKIQSYRVPPMMTIAGGIQVSLWMVLGVAFATGLLSGFLGVGGGFIRMPAMFYLIGVPVPVAVGTDLFEIVFSGGIGSFLYGMEGGVDLSIVAPLLAGSALGARIGSAATGIVDEADIKIYFGLMLLGGSIAVAFRQAGDYLGMEVLSTISFALILLSAFMVSGAVIYSTITTMRAQANASAPSAD from the coding sequence ATGGAACCGTTTGGAATCGCACTGACGACGCTCGCGCTGTTCGTGAGCTTCGGCTTCATGGTCGGCGTGCTGTTCGGTTTCTTCGGGATGGGCGGGTCGTTCCTCGTCACGCCCGCGTTACTCGTGATGGGGTATCCCGCCAGAGTCGCAGTCGGAAGCGGCATGGCCTTCGTCTTCGGGACGGCCGTGATCGCGACGCTGAAACACCATGACCTTGGACAGGTCGATTACAAACTCGGCGGGTTGATGATCGTCGGAACGTCCATCGGCATCGAGATCGGACGAATCGGGGTGTTCTACCTCGAGGAACTCGGTCTCGCCAGCGGGATTATCGGCGTCACGTATGTCGTCCTGCTGGGCGCGATCGGGCTGTTCGTTACCCGGAACGCGCTCACGAACGACGGTGAAGGCGGTTCGGGCGGCGGCCACCACGACGGCGCCGACGAGGAGATCGATCCGGACGCGATCCCCGATATCGCGAAGAAGATCCAGTCGTATCGCGTCCCACCGATGATGACGATCGCGGGCGGCATTCAGGTCTCGCTGTGGATGGTCCTGGGCGTCGCGTTCGCGACGGGGCTGCTGTCGGGCTTCCTCGGCGTCGGCGGCGGCTTCATCCGGATGCCCGCGATGTTCTACCTCATCGGGGTCCCCGTTCCGGTGGCGGTCGGCACCGACCTGTTCGAGATCGTCTTCTCGGGCGGGATCGGCTCGTTCCTATACGGGATGGAGGGCGGCGTCGACCTCTCGATCGTCGCGCCCTTGCTCGCGGGGAGCGCACTCGGCGCTCGCATCGGGTCGGCCGCGACCGGTATCGTCGACGAGGCCGACATCAAGATCTACTTCGGGCTGATGCTGCTCGGTGGCTCGATCGCCGTCGCGTTCCGTCAGGCCGGCGACTACCTCGGGATGGAGGTCCTGAGTACGATCAGTTTCGCGCTGATCCTGCTCTCGGCGTTCATGGTCAGCGGGGCCGTGATCTACAGCACGATAACAACGATGCGAGCGCAGGCGAACGCGTCCGCACCGTCAGCGGACTGA
- a CDS encoding DUF7512 family protein, whose amino-acid sequence MIDLAASSSAVQAGALVGAVLLEAIVLYVGYGALERVAMPVVEQIKHT is encoded by the coding sequence ATGATCGACCTCGCCGCGTCTTCGTCAGCGGTACAGGCAGGTGCCCTCGTCGGCGCCGTCCTCCTCGAGGCGATCGTCCTCTACGTCGGGTACGGCGCACTCGAGCGAGTCGCAATGCCGGTCGTCGAGCAGATCAAACACACATAA
- a CDS encoding universal stress protein: protein MKAIWATDLSAASEATIESETCLECLGRIGIEEIRLVTVIPSNVHAGMPGMDFEGRRERALERYRRVIEDAGFDVEVHVVRGTPHRRINGVAEAIGASLTVVGSRGKSPLENRVIGSTARNLARTTVVPLLVNRIERETDDPDVLREHLFRRMLYATDFSENAEQAFEAFSYLRHATREATLVHVETPKDPALPEDADPEARLAELAIQLEDWGIETRTAVRRGDPADEILAVEAEYEPTTILVGSRGHSRLRRLLLGSVSEDVVARANGNVMLVPPDRLA, encoded by the coding sequence ATGAAAGCGATCTGGGCGACCGACCTCTCCGCCGCCAGCGAGGCGACGATCGAGAGCGAGACCTGCCTCGAGTGCCTCGGGCGAATCGGTATCGAGGAGATCCGCCTGGTGACGGTAATCCCGTCGAACGTCCACGCGGGCATGCCCGGGATGGACTTCGAGGGACGACGCGAGCGGGCGCTCGAGCGCTATCGCCGCGTCATCGAAGATGCGGGCTTCGACGTCGAGGTCCACGTCGTCCGCGGCACGCCCCACCGTCGAATCAACGGCGTCGCCGAGGCGATCGGCGCCAGCCTCACGGTCGTCGGCTCGCGGGGGAAGAGTCCGCTCGAGAACCGCGTTATCGGCTCGACGGCGCGCAACCTCGCGCGGACGACGGTCGTCCCGCTGCTGGTCAATCGGATCGAACGCGAAACGGACGATCCGGACGTCCTCCGCGAACACCTGTTCCGGCGGATGCTGTACGCGACGGACTTCTCGGAGAACGCCGAACAGGCGTTCGAGGCGTTCTCGTACCTCCGTCACGCGACGCGGGAGGCGACGCTGGTTCACGTCGAGACGCCGAAGGATCCAGCGCTTCCGGAGGACGCCGACCCCGAAGCGCGATTGGCGGAGCTGGCGATCCAGCTTGAGGACTGGGGGATCGAGACGCGAACCGCTGTCCGGCGGGGCGATCCCGCCGACGAGATCCTCGCCGTGGAGGCGGAGTACGAACCGACGACGATCCTCGTCGGCTCGCGCGGCCACAGCAGGCTCCGCCGACTGTTGCTCGGCAGCGTCTCCGAAGACGTCGTCGCACGGGCGAACGGGAACGTGATGCTCGTCCCGCCGGATCGGTTGGCCTGA
- a CDS encoding helix-turn-helix domain-containing protein, with the protein MPRAKLTVHLPESLWIREISTAYPDATFRVSSVLPGADVAIGVVELAASNPVPILAAIDDRSDVRDLELLWKHDETALLHIETTDPSLLVPIQRAGVSMETPFAVEDGVVTWELTTSADRLSALGDAFDERGIDYRLEYVRAVDADRAEDLMTNRQLEVFLTALDAGYYDVPRDATLTDVAAALDVTKSTCSDVLHRAESAILRWFADEYVGSRARAR; encoded by the coding sequence ATGCCACGGGCCAAACTCACCGTCCACCTCCCCGAATCGCTCTGGATCCGCGAGATCTCGACGGCCTATCCCGACGCCACGTTTCGCGTCAGTTCGGTGCTGCCGGGAGCGGACGTCGCGATCGGCGTCGTCGAACTGGCGGCATCGAACCCGGTCCCGATACTCGCCGCTATCGACGACCGGAGCGACGTCCGGGACCTCGAGTTGCTCTGGAAGCACGACGAGACGGCGCTCCTACATATCGAGACGACGGACCCGTCGCTGCTCGTTCCGATACAGCGGGCCGGCGTTTCGATGGAAACGCCGTTCGCGGTCGAGGACGGCGTGGTAACCTGGGAACTGACGACGAGCGCGGATCGGTTGTCCGCGCTCGGCGACGCGTTCGACGAGCGGGGTATCGACTATCGCCTCGAGTACGTCCGCGCCGTCGATGCGGACCGCGCGGAGGATCTGATGACGAATCGCCAGCTCGAGGTCTTCCTGACCGCGCTCGACGCCGGATACTACGACGTGCCCCGCGACGCGACGCTGACGGACGTCGCGGCGGCGCTCGACGTGACGAAGTCGACCTGTAGCGACGTCTTACACCGCGCGGAGAGCGCGATCCTCCGCTGGTTCGCGGATGAATACGTCGGCTCTCGTGCGCGCGCCCGATGA